The nucleotide window AGTCAAAATAAAAATTGGTGATCGGTTTGATATGATTGGCTTCATCTTCAGAATCGAAGCAGAAAAAAGAATCAAATAGGTGAAAGTATTGTTTCACTGCCGGGAATTTTTCGATGCCGTCCCATTGGTAAGCGATCAGTTTTTTTGTCTTTTTTTTCAAAGCCTCAATCACCGGAATCGGAAACAAATCAGGACGAATGACCAAGGCATAATCCAGCATTTCCAAATCAGATATTTTTCTGTAGTACTCACGAAGTTTATGCTCCTCAACAAGCTTCTTTTTGTAATCTCTATTTTTAAAAAAAGTTTTTTGAAAAAAATTAATAATCTTTTCGTTGTTCTGATATTTAAACTTAGAAGGATTATCTGTGATTAAATATGGCGAAAAGCCTTCCTTCTTCAGATTTTCCACAAACAGATTGGGGAAATCCGAATAATCGGGGATCATCAGAAGGAAAGTTGGGGCAGACATTTTATTAGACAATTATTTTAATAAATATTTGATTTGTAAAAGTTTAAATTGCTTTCTGATGCTGTTGACTGGATTTTTAAAAAAATGTCTTTCAATAGTGTTGAAGGGAAACAAGGATAGTTTGTTCAAAGCTCTGTAGTAAGTTTCATTTTTTTTGGAAAGCAAAGCAACGTCATCAGATTTGGTGTGGATTTTTTTCAAGGTTGTTTCCAATTTTAATCTGGAAACATCAGTCAATTTGTTTTTTTCTCGGATGGAAAAATCGATTATTAATTTTTTTAAATATTGCAAATATTTCTCTGAAACAGCTTTTTTGTAAGAATCAGAATTGTTTTGATAATATTTGTCGAAAATAATTTCTAAAATCTGTAAGTAAGAATTTAGGTTTCGCTCATCCACATTTTTCGTAATCGATTCCGAATTATCCGTTCTGTAGAGGTAAGTTTCGTCGTTAATGAATTTAACATTTCTTGCAAGAAACATCGTTTCAAAAAACCATAATTCATCCTCGTGAAGGATTCCATCCTTGAATTTTAACTTATTTTTCTCCAGGAATTCTCTTTTGTACAGCCGGTTTTGTGCTACTGGAGACAAGCCAGATTCCATCGTTCGGAGTAGAACTTCCTGATTGTCATTTATATAGAAAACAGCGCCTTCTTTTGGATGTTTCAGCTGTGAGATTTTTTCCAAATTTTCTCCATTGACAGTGACTGTAATTCCTGTAATGACATCATTTTCTGGGTCAAGTTCATTCACAAATTGAAGTAAAGTATTTTCTGTGATGAGATCATCTGAATCCAAAAAAAACAGGTAATTTCCAGTGGCGTTTTCTATTCCCACGTTTCGGGTTGCAGAGAGTCCACGGTTTTCCTGAGAAAACACTTTGTACTTGTTATTTTTTGCAGAATATTCCTCTAAAATAAATAAAGTTTTGTCTTTGCTTCCATCATTTATCAGAAGACATTCCCAGTTTTGATAAGTTTGCCGGGAAACAGATGCTATGCAGGAATGGATATACTTTTCCGCATTGTAACACGGAATAATAATTGAAATCAAAGGTTTTTTAGGATCATTCATTTTTTTATAAACCTGCTGTATTGCTCAGGATAATTGATGAAAAATCTAAGATACAAATACTTTTCCAGACCTATTTCAAATGGTGAATAGTTTAGAAATACAGCTAAGCCGTTTCGGATGCTTTCTTTTTCAGCAAGCATCTCATCAGAATTTGTGTTTCTAATGATTCTCTTCAAAACCATCAATGATTTTTTTAGAATATTCTTTACAATTGATTTTTTGAATGACAGATCAATGTTTTGGGAGCTCAGAAAAGAGTAAGCTTCCATCAATGCTAAGAAAAAGTGATAGGCTCTTTTTGGCGTCAGATTGTGTGAAAGACTATTCTCAAATTGAACATAATGATAAACAGGTTTGTTGATCTTAACGACAGTTTGAGCATTCTTAAACACCTTGAACATTGTAAAGTAATCTTCGAATGCTTCCAGATTTTCGGGAAACGAAATGTCTTTAAGAAGTGTTGATTTATATAATTTTGCCCAAGGATGACTTTGGATGATTTTATCTTCCAACAATAATTTTAATGCAGATTGCTGATCGTAGATAGAAACTGATTCGTCAAAAGTTTTATTTTTTAGGTTTTGATCGCCCTTTTCATCCTCGTAAAAAGCCTCAGTAATACTGATGTCTGCATTGGTTTTAACAAGTGCGTTGTATAGCGAATCACAGTAATCGTTCTCCACCCAATCATCAGAATCTACAAAACAGATAAATTCTCCACCAGCTTTTTGTATGCCTTGATTTCTTGCTTTTGAAACACCTGCATTTTCCTGATTTAATAAAATGATTCTAGAATCATCTTTCTGAAACCGTTTGATGATTTCTAAAGTGTCATCCGTTGAACCATCATTTATAACGATGATTTCCAGGTTTTTATAAGTTTGATTTTTTACAGATGTCAAACATTTCGAAACTGTCCTTTCTGCATTGTAGCACGGAATAATAAGGCTTATAAGAGGATCATTCATAAATTTGGTAATCTTTTGAAATCTCACTTAAACCATTTTCGCAAGTTGTTTTTTTAGATGATTTTAGGTCTTCAATCACTTTTATTTGCTCGTCGTGTTTACTTTTATCACATTGTGGATGGTAGATGTGGTATTGTATGGCGCCGTACTTTATTTTTCTTTTTACCATTCCAAGATTTACAAATCGTTGTGCAAGTTCTTTGTCCTCAGCACCCCAACCTTTCAAAGAATTGTCGTATCCATTGACGGCTACAAAATCTTTTTTCCAAAATGCCATATTGCTTCCCATCACGCCATCTGCAGAACGTTCCTCTTTGCTAATGAAGATTTTATTAAAAAAAGGAATCCGGATGCCGTGTTCTCTCATTTTTACATCTACACTTAGGAAAGAGACATTTATGGACTTTTGTTTGAGTAGATTTTCACTTTTCGTTTTGCCAATCATCAGCCGTCGTCCTTTGATAAACGAATTTTGCTTGGCGAAACTTTTATGATCTTGGATGAAATGCGGATGCAGGATCACATCACCATCAATTTGTATGATGTAGTCAGCAGTAGCTTCAGAGATTGCTTTGTTTCTGATTTCTGCTAATTTGAAACCTTTATCCTCGTGCCAAATGTGTTTTATTTTTCTTTTGCTGATTTTTCTGTATCGGTCTATGATGTCCTTTGTCGAAGTAGTTGAACCATCATCAGCTATGATGATTTCTTCCGGTTTCACAGTTTGTTTCATCACACTTTGGAGGCATAGTTGTAATGCTTCCGGCCAGTTGTACGTAGAAATAATCAGTGCAATCCTCATTTACTTTTATATTCTATCAGTTTGGATAGGGTCAAAAATTTGTATTGAGATTTTAAGCAAGCAAAAATAAAGCCTTCTTTCCCATCTCTGAACCCTTGTTTGATAAAATAATATTTGAAAAACCAAAAGAATGGCGATGTCAATAATTTAAAAAAAGTAACTTTCTTATGCTGTCTTTTCGGAATTTCGGCAGTCGAGTAGAGGTTGTTCTTGTTTTGGGTGTGAGAAATACTATCGTCCGCAAGATGTTCTATTGCTAACAATTTATTATTTGAATTGATCTTGAAAACTTCACCATCAATGGTTGGTATCGAATGTATGAATTCTGGCCAATTGATTTTAGATTTTCTAAAAAAACGGTAAACATAATCAGGATAAGCAGAATGCATAAATTTTCCTAAAAAATAATTCTTTCTAGGAATGGCGAAGCAAGCGATTTCAGGTTTTTCGGAGGCCATTTTCTGTAAATAATTTTTTAATTCTGTATTTACAGTTTCATCAGCATCCAAAAGTAAAACCCATTCATTTTTGGCTTGAGCAATGGCGAAATTTCTGGCAGGTTCCACAAAGCCGGTTTTCTCGTGAAAGATAATTTTGGCGTTATATTTTTTGGCGATTTCCAAGGTTTCATCCTCACTGTGCATATCGCATACTAGGATTTCATCCATTCCTTTTACAGAATTGAGAACTTCATCCAAATGTTTTTCAGCATTATAGGTATTGATAACTACAGAAATCTTCATTCTTAAAACTCCAAAACCGTTTTCTCGATGATTTTCACGCAATCCAACAATTGCTCTTCTGTGATCACCAAAGGTGGCGCAAGTCTGATGATGTTTCCGTGCGTTGGTTTTGCCAGCAATCCGTTTTCTTTCAGTTTTACACAAAGGTTCCAAGCTGTTTTGCTGTCTGGCGTGTCATTGATTAAAATAGCATTAAGCAAACCTTTTCCACGAACTTTCGTTATTAAATCTGTTTTTTCAATTAATTTTTCAATTTCAGAACGGAAGAGTTTTCCTAATTCCTCAGATTTTTCGGATAATTTTTCATCTGCGACAACATCCAAAGCCGCAACTGCAACAGCACAAGCAATTGGATTTCCACCGAAAGTGGAACCGTGTTGTCCGGGTTTGATGACATTCATAATTTCGTCATTCGCTAAAACTGCAGAAACAGGATACATTCCGCCAGAAAGTGCTTTTCCTAAAATTAAAATATCTGGCTGAACATTTTCGTGATGACAGGCGATCAATTTTCCAGTTCTTGCAATTCCCGTTTGAACTTCGTCTGCAATGAAAAGAACATTATATTTCTGACAAAGCTCAGATGCGTTTTTCAAATAATTTTCATCTGGAACGTAAACACCAGCTTCACCTTGGATTGGTTCAACCAAAAATGCCGCAATATTTGCTGAATCATTTTTCAATGTTTCTTCCAACGCATTCAAATCATTGTAAGGAATTTTTACAAATCCTGGCGTGAAAGGGCCATAATTCTGGTTTGCATCTGGGTCATTAGAAAAAGAAACAATTGTTGTTGTTCTTCCGTGGAAATTATTTTCACAAACCACAATTTTTGCCGAGTTCTCGGAAATTCCTTTGACTTCGTAGCTCCATTTTCTGGCTAATTTTACAGCTGTTTCCACAGCCTCAGCACCAGAATTCATTGGAAGAACTTTATCAAAACCGAAAAGTGTCGTGATTTTTTTTTCGTATTCTCCAAGATTTGAATTGTAAAAAGCTCTCGAAGTCAATGCTAACTTTTTAGCCTGATTGACCAATGCATCTACAATTTTTGGATGAGAATGTCCTTGATTGACAGCAGAGTACGCGGAAAGGAAATCATAATATTTCTTGCCTTCCACATCCCAAACAAAAACGCCTTCACCTTTTTCTAAAACCACAGGAAGTGGATGATAATTGTGCGCGCCATATTGATTTTCGAGGTCGATGAAATATTGGGAATTTTTTTCCTGAACTGCTGTTGACATATCTTTTATTTTTTGTAAAAATAATAAAATTAATGATAAAAAAAATGCCCAACTTACAGTCAGGCATTATATATTTATTAATAAGAGATTGTTTTAGATATGATTATCAAAACTTCTGTCCATTACGAAGTCTTCCATAAACTTGGTCGTATAGTTTCCAGCAAGGAAATCTTCATTTTCCAATAGTTGTCTGTGGAAAGGAATCGTAGTTTTCACTCCTTCGATGTAGAACTCTTCCAAAGCACGTTTCATTTTTGCAATCGATTCTTCTCTGGTTTGAGCAGTCACGATCAATTTTGCAATCATAGAATCGTAATTGGATGGAATTGTGTATCCAGAATAAACGTGAGTGTCAACTCTTACACCATTTCCACCAGGAATATTAAGTTCGGTGATTTTCCCCGGAGACGGTCGGAAATCAGCATAAGGATCTTCCGCATTGATTCTACACTCGATAGAATGTCTCTTCGGATAATAATTTTTTCCGCTGATTGGCGTTCCAGCCGCCAAAAGAATCTGCTCACGAATCAAGTCAAAATCAACAACTTGTTCCGTAATTGGATGCTCCACCTGGATTCTCGTATTCATTTCCATGAAGTAGAAATTCCTGTGTTTGTCCACTAAAAATTCGATGGTTCCAACACCTTCGTAAGAAATATATTCTGCCGCTTTTACAGCTGCTTCACCCATTCTTTCACGAAGATCATCTGTCATAAAAGGAGAAGGTGTTTCTTCAATCAACTTCTGATTTCTTCTTTGGATCGAACAGTCTCTTTCTGAAAGGTGACAAGCTTTACCAAATTGATCTCCAGCAACCTGAATCTCAATGTGTCTTGGCTCTTCGATCAGTTTTTCCATGTACATTCCGCCGTTTCCAAAAGCTGCAACAGCTTCTTGGATTGCAGAATCCCAATGTTCTTTCAGGTCTTCTTCTTTCCAAACGGCTCTCATTCCTTTTCCACCGCCACCAGCAGTCGCTTTGATCATCACAGGATACCCCGTTTCTTTAGCGATTTTTTTTGCGTCTTCGTAAGAATCAATCAAACCTTCAGAACCTGGAACGCAAGGGATTCCGGCCGCTTTCATAGTTGCTTTGGCCGTAGCTTTGTCTCCCATTTTTTCGATCTGTTCCGGAGTTGCTCCAATGAATTTGATACCGTTTTTAGCACAAATTCTGGAGAAGTTTGCATTCTCAGATAAGAATCCATAACCTGGATGAATAGCATCTGCATTGGTGATTTCTGCAGCCGCAATGATATTTGGAATTTTAAGATAAGAATCTTTACTCATCGGTGGGCCAATACAAACCGCCTCGTCTGCAAAACGCACGTGAAGACTGTCTTTGTCAGCAGTGGAGTAGACCGCTACTGTTTTGATTCCCATTTCCTTGGCCGTACGCAAAATTCGCATTGCGATCTCGCCACGGTTTGCGATCAATATTTTTTTGAACATCTTTTTATAATTAAAAATTAAGAATTAAAAATTGAGATAAAGTGAAAACGATCACTTATCAATCATCATCTATCAATTATATTAAGAAGGATCTACTAAAAATAATGGTTGATCGTACTCTACTGGAGAAGCGTCTTCTACCAAGATCTTCACGATTTTTCCGCTAACTTCTGACTCTATCTGGTTGAAAAGCTTCATTGCTTCGATCACACAAACTACTTTTCCTTCTGTTACAGAATCGCCTACGTTTGCAAAAACATCTTTGTCTGGAGATGGTTTTCTGTAGAAAGTCCCGATCATTGGGGATTTGATCGTGATATATTTGCTGTCATCGGCAACGTTTGTTGCTTCAGAATTATCGTTAGAAGCAGAAACTGGACTTGCAGCTGGTGCAGAAAAAGGAGTCTGATAAGAAACTTGTGGTGTTACATAGCTTACAGGCTCGCCTCCTAGTGGTGTTTTGATATAGATTTCGAAGTCTTTATTTTTATATTTCACTTCGGAAACTCCTGCTTTTGCTACAAATCTTACAAGATTCTGAATGTCTTTTATATCCATAAAATTTTAAATGTTTTGAACGCCAAATATAATAAAAAACCACCCAAATTAATAAAATCCGAGTGGTTTTTTATGCTAAGTATAAGATTATCAAAGATAATTCTTAGTTTTCTTCTATAGTTTCTACAGTTTTCTCTACTACAACTTTTCCTCTGTAGTATAGTTTTCCTTCGTGCCAGTGCGCTCTGTGGTATAAGTGCATTTCGCCAGACGTTGCGTCTTTAGCCAATTGAGGAACTACAGCTTTGTAGTGTGTTCTTCTTTTATCTCTTCTTGTAGACGACTGTCTTCTTTTAGGATGTGCCATTGTTAGTACTTTTTAAAAAATTCTTTCGAATTATATTGTTGTTATTTCTTAATTGTTATCTTTTAATCTCTTCAAAGCTTCCCATCGTGGGTCCACTTGTTCCTCTTCTTTCTCGATTATTTTTGGACTGTATTTGTCTAAAAGAGTCTGATATTCCTCATTATCTTTTACAGAAGGTGCTACTTTCTTCATTGGGATTGATAGGACCACCGTTTCGTAGATAAGATTGGCGATGTTGAAATCGCTGTCTTTTCTGTTGATGGTGATAACATCTTCGTTGCTGTCATCGTATTCTTCTCCAAATTTCACAAGAACTTTCAAATCGTTTTCTATGTTTTCGGAAAATTCATCATTGCTAATGTCGCAAATCAATTGAACCGTTCCTGAAACTTCGAATATGAATTCCAAAAATGTCGTGTGCTTGTCCAAAAGAACATTCACATTGATATTTGGGTTGAAAAACTCCTGTTCAGTCTCAAATAAATCAAAGAACTCCTGATTGATTTCGTAATTGAAATCGTGCTTTCCTGGTTTTAAGCCTACAAAAGCAATGTCGTAGTTTCTAAATCTGTCCATAAAAATGGTTTGCAAAAATAATTTAATTTTTTCAAATAACAAAATATTTTTTGGAAATACTTGAATTGCAAAAAATTAGTCCTCCAAAAACTTATTTTAATGTCTCAATTTTGAAGAAAGTTTCAGCTTTCTTTTGGTAAATCTTCGTCTACTCCGTGGTTTGCGTGTGTCGCTTTCGGGCGGAGGCGGTGTGCTCTCAATTCCTGATATTCGTCTCTGCTTTTAAAAATATTGATGGCTGTGAAAATAGCTTCGGCAAATGATGTCTCGTCCGCAATATTTTTCCCCGCAATATCGTAGGCAACACCGTGATCCGGCGAAGTTCTGATAAAAGGTAAGCCTGCAGTGTAGTTCACGCCTTCTTCATAAGCAATCGTTTTGAACGGTGCCAGACCTTGGTCGTGGTACATAGCCAAAACGGCGTCGAATGCTTTATATTTTTCTGGTTGAAAAAAACTATCCGCCGGATAAGGACCAAAAGCCATAATGCCTTCATTAAATAAATCCTGAATGGCAGGCTGAATGATTTCGATTTCTTCTTTTCCGATTACGCCACCGTCACCAGCGTGAGGATTGAGTCCAAGAACGGCAATCTTTGGTTTTTCTACGCAGAAATCTTCTTTCAATGTCGCAACCAATTGCTTGATTTGTTTCTTGATATTTTCTTTTGTGATGTTGCTCGCAATCTCGGCAACCGGAATGTGGTGCGTGGAAACCGCAACCTTCAAACC belongs to Chryseobacterium sp. KACC 21268 and includes:
- the pdxA gene encoding 4-hydroxythreonine-4-phosphate dehydrogenase PdxA; amino-acid sequence: MSSKHHKIRVGISIGDFNGIGPEIILKSLKDKSITDFFTPVIFGSGKLFTYQKNVFKLQTNFNYINEAKEAQSGKINMVNLTKENSNIEFGVPTEESTKMAIDSLNSATEALLNKDIDVLVTAPINKDEMMKYGFAHAGHTGYFEEKAGKKAVMFMVSEGLKVAVSTHHIPVAEIASNITKENIKKQIKQLVATLKEDFCVEKPKIAVLGLNPHAGDGGVIGKEEIEIIQPAIQDLFNEGIMAFGPYPADSFFQPEKYKAFDAVLAMYHDQGLAPFKTIAYEEGVNYTAGLPFIRTSPDHGVAYDIAGKNIADETSFAEAIFTAINIFKSRDEYQELRAHRLRPKATHANHGVDEDLPKES
- the accB gene encoding acetyl-CoA carboxylase biotin carboxyl carrier protein — translated: MDIKDIQNLVRFVAKAGVSEVKYKNKDFEIYIKTPLGGEPVSYVTPQVSYQTPFSAPAASPVSASNDNSEATNVADDSKYITIKSPMIGTFYRKPSPDKDVFANVGDSVTEGKVVCVIEAMKLFNQIESEVSGKIVKILVEDASPVEYDQPLFLVDPS
- the rocD gene encoding ornithine--oxo-acid transaminase — translated: MSTAVQEKNSQYFIDLENQYGAHNYHPLPVVLEKGEGVFVWDVEGKKYYDFLSAYSAVNQGHSHPKIVDALVNQAKKLALTSRAFYNSNLGEYEKKITTLFGFDKVLPMNSGAEAVETAVKLARKWSYEVKGISENSAKIVVCENNFHGRTTTIVSFSNDPDANQNYGPFTPGFVKIPYNDLNALEETLKNDSANIAAFLVEPIQGEAGVYVPDENYLKNASELCQKYNVLFIADEVQTGIARTGKLIACHHENVQPDILILGKALSGGMYPVSAVLANDEIMNVIKPGQHGSTFGGNPIACAVAVAALDVVADEKLSEKSEELGKLFRSEIEKLIEKTDLITKVRGKGLLNAILINDTPDSKTAWNLCVKLKENGLLAKPTHGNIIRLAPPLVITEEQLLDCVKIIEKTVLEF
- a CDS encoding glycosyltransferase; its protein translation is MNDPLISLIIPCYNAERTVSKCLTSVKNQTYKNLEIIVINDGSTDDTLEIIKRFQKDDSRIILLNQENAGVSKARNQGIQKAGGEFICFVDSDDWVENDYCDSLYNALVKTNADISITEAFYEDEKGDQNLKNKTFDESVSIYDQQSALKLLLEDKIIQSHPWAKLYKSTLLKDISFPENLEAFEDYFTMFKVFKNAQTVVKINKPVYHYVQFENSLSHNLTPKRAYHFFLALMEAYSFLSSQNIDLSFKKSIVKNILKKSLMVLKRIIRNTNSDEMLAEKESIRNGLAVFLNYSPFEIGLEKYLYLRFFINYPEQYSRFIKK
- a CDS encoding glycosyltransferase family 2 protein; this encodes MRIALIISTYNWPEALQLCLQSVMKQTVKPEEIIIADDGSTTSTKDIIDRYRKISKRKIKHIWHEDKGFKLAEIRNKAISEATADYIIQIDGDVILHPHFIQDHKSFAKQNSFIKGRRLMIGKTKSENLLKQKSINVSFLSVDVKMREHGIRIPFFNKIFISKEERSADGVMGSNMAFWKKDFVAVNGYDNSLKGWGAEDKELAQRFVNLGMVKRKIKYGAIQYHIYHPQCDKSKHDEQIKVIEDLKSSKKTTCENGLSEISKDYQIYE
- the accC gene encoding acetyl-CoA carboxylase biotin carboxylase subunit; this translates as MFKKILIANRGEIAMRILRTAKEMGIKTVAVYSTADKDSLHVRFADEAVCIGPPMSKDSYLKIPNIIAAAEITNADAIHPGYGFLSENANFSRICAKNGIKFIGATPEQIEKMGDKATAKATMKAAGIPCVPGSEGLIDSYEDAKKIAKETGYPVMIKATAGGGGKGMRAVWKEEDLKEHWDSAIQEAVAAFGNGGMYMEKLIEEPRHIEIQVAGDQFGKACHLSERDCSIQRRNQKLIEETPSPFMTDDLRERMGEAAVKAAEYISYEGVGTIEFLVDKHRNFYFMEMNTRIQVEHPITEQVVDFDLIREQILLAAGTPISGKNYYPKRHSIECRINAEDPYADFRPSPGKITELNIPGGNGVRVDTHVYSGYTIPSNYDSMIAKLIVTAQTREESIAKMKRALEEFYIEGVKTTIPFHRQLLENEDFLAGNYTTKFMEDFVMDRSFDNHI
- a CDS encoding glycosyltransferase, which produces MNDPKKPLISIIIPCYNAEKYIHSCIASVSRQTYQNWECLLINDGSKDKTLFILEEYSAKNNKYKVFSQENRGLSATRNVGIENATGNYLFFLDSDDLITENTLLQFVNELDPENDVITGITVTVNGENLEKISQLKHPKEGAVFYINDNQEVLLRTMESGLSPVAQNRLYKREFLEKNKLKFKDGILHEDELWFFETMFLARNVKFINDETYLYRTDNSESITKNVDERNLNSYLQILEIIFDKYYQNNSDSYKKAVSEKYLQYLKKLIIDFSIREKNKLTDVSRLKLETTLKKIHTKSDDVALLSKKNETYYRALNKLSLFPFNTIERHFFKNPVNSIRKQFKLLQIKYLLK
- a CDS encoding DUF177 domain-containing protein, whose product is MDRFRNYDIAFVGLKPGKHDFNYEINQEFFDLFETEQEFFNPNINVNVLLDKHTTFLEFIFEVSGTVQLICDISNDEFSENIENDLKVLVKFGEEYDDSNEDVITINRKDSDFNIANLIYETVVLSIPMKKVAPSVKDNEEYQTLLDKYSPKIIEKEEEQVDPRWEALKRLKDNN
- the rpmF gene encoding 50S ribosomal protein L32, coding for MAHPKRRQSSTRRDKRRTHYKAVVPQLAKDATSGEMHLYHRAHWHEGKLYYRGKVVVEKTVETIEEN
- a CDS encoding glycosyltransferase family 2 protein → MKISVVINTYNAEKHLDEVLNSVKGMDEILVCDMHSEDETLEIAKKYNAKIIFHEKTGFVEPARNFAIAQAKNEWVLLLDADETVNTELKNYLQKMASEKPEIACFAIPRKNYFLGKFMHSAYPDYVYRFFRKSKINWPEFIHSIPTIDGEVFKINSNNKLLAIEHLADDSISHTQNKNNLYSTAEIPKRQHKKVTFFKLLTSPFFWFFKYYFIKQGFRDGKEGFIFACLKSQYKFLTLSKLIEYKSK